The following are encoded in a window of Impatiens glandulifera chromosome 5, dImpGla2.1, whole genome shotgun sequence genomic DNA:
- the LOC124940337 gene encoding mannose-6-phosphate isomerase 1-like, translating into MEFSGSSNRKLFRKLRCEVKNYDWGLLGSESTVARLHSMNSDASIVEDKPYAELWMGTHDSGPSVLIGVEDEEKIGAFNDGNENLKLWLAKNPNVLGDKVSQRWGNDLPFLFKVLSVAKALSIQAHPDKELAGMLHKEHPNLYKDANHKPEMALALTEFEALCGFVGMEELKEVLQSVPEIVEVVGSAAHEQTVLDISDEEDSEKVKAALRLVFTQLMSANTAVISQAVFNMMSRLNLESKERQLTEKENLVLELERQYPADVGVIAAFLFNHVKLKPGEALYLGANEPHAYLSGECIECMATSDNVVRAGLTPKLRDVQTLCSMLTYKQGFPDILEGVEVDPYTRKYLPPFEEFEVDRCILPEGVSYNLRAVQGPSILLITKGEGKSFEDDDVVSEGDVLFVPADTEIGITVGNTSQLHLYRAGVNSSFFGAY; encoded by the exons ATGGAGTTTAGTGGTTCCAGCAACAGAAAACTGTTTCGAAAGCTGAGATGTGAAGTGAAAAACTACGATTGGGGACTATTAGGTTCTGAATCGACAGTTGCTCGCTTGCACTCGATGAATTCTGATGCCTCTATTGTCGAGGACAAACCTTATGCTGAGCTCTGGATGGGCACTCACGATTCTGGTCCATCCGTTCTCATTGGagtagaagatgaagaaaaaattGGAGCTTTTAACGATGGCAACGAGAATTTGAAGTTATGGCTTGCAAAAAACCCTAACGTACTTGGAGATAAGGTTTCACAGAGATGGGGTAACGATCTCCCGTTTCTGTTCAAG GTACTTTCAGTAGCCAAGGCCTTATCAATACAGGCTCATCCCGATAAAGAGTTGGCTGGAATGCTACATAAAGAACATCCAAATTTGTATAAGGATGCCAATCACAAGCCTGAAATGGCTTTGGCACTAACAGAATTCGAGGCTCTGTGTGGGTTTGTTGGTATGGAG GAGCTTAAGGAAGTCCTTCAGAGTGTTCCGGAGATTGTGGAAGTGGTTGGAAGTGCTGCACATGAACAAACAGTGTTAGATATTAGCGATGAAGAAGACAGTGAGAAAGTGAAAGCAGCTTTGCGTTTGGTATTTACCCAACTCATGTCTGCAAATACTGCTGTGATATCTCAAGCAGTTTTCAATATGATGAGCCGACTAAACCTGGAAAGTAAG GAGAGGCAATTAACAGAGAAGGAAAATCTAGTATTGGAGTTGGAAAGGCAATATCCAGCTGATGTGGGTGTGATTGCTGCTTTCCTATTCAACCATGTGAAGCTTAAGCCAGGCGAAGCTCTTTATCTAGGGGCAAATGAACCGCATGCATACTTATCTGGAGAGTGTATTGAATGCATGGCAACTTCCGATAATGTTGTAAGAGCTGGTCTTACTCCAAAGCTTCGGGATGTCCAAACTCTTTGCTCCATGCTCACCTATAAACAG GGATTCCCTGATATATTAGAAGGAGTTGAGGTTGATCCATACACAAGAAAATACCTTCCTCCTTTTGAGGAATTTGAAGTAGATCGATGCATATTACCGGAGGGAGTGTCCTACAACTTGAGGGCAGTTCAGGGCCCTTCCATTTTACTGATTACAAAAGGAGAGGGGAAATcatttgaagatgatgatgttgTTTCTGAAGGGGATGTTCTCTTTGTTCCTGCAGACACTGAGATCGGTATAACAGTTGGCAATACATCTCAGCTCCATCTTTATAGAGCTGGAGTGAATAGTAGTTTCTTTGGAGCTTATTGA